A region from the Rufibacter sp. DG15C genome encodes:
- the mutM gene encoding DNA-formamidopyrimidine glycosylase: MPELPEVETYRRFIEETSLHQSIAEVDVQDPRRQLQVDLDEFRKALIGHAFTGTHRLGKQLFLFTDHGAVVTMHFGMTGDVAYYKDEAETPRFARAVFIFQNGFRFAFIDSRKFGRIGLTSSVEAFQRQKKLGPDALTITAEELAKGLAKKKGVLKSLLLDQRITPGVGNWIADEVLFQAKLHPERRADTLTSEEINRLAAAIRSVLETAVSAEAIYRDFPVHYLIHAREWDERPSGGAQDAHLHCPHCQTKIEKEYVGGRATYFCPRCQQL, encoded by the coding sequence ATGCCAGAACTACCCGAAGTAGAGACCTACAGAAGATTCATTGAGGAGACCAGCCTGCACCAATCCATTGCCGAAGTAGACGTGCAGGACCCTAGACGCCAGCTGCAGGTAGACTTGGACGAGTTCAGAAAGGCGTTGATAGGGCACGCCTTTACGGGTACGCACCGGCTAGGCAAGCAGCTTTTTCTGTTCACTGATCACGGAGCGGTGGTGACCATGCACTTCGGGATGACCGGTGATGTGGCGTATTATAAGGACGAGGCCGAGACACCCCGTTTTGCCAGAGCGGTATTCATCTTTCAGAATGGGTTCAGGTTTGCGTTCATAGACTCCCGAAAATTTGGCAGGATTGGTTTGACTTCTAGTGTAGAGGCGTTCCAGAGACAGAAGAAACTAGGACCAGATGCCTTGACCATCACCGCAGAGGAGCTTGCCAAAGGGTTGGCCAAGAAGAAAGGAGTACTCAAATCCCTGCTCTTGGACCAGCGCATTACACCCGGCGTAGGCAACTGGATAGCCGATGAGGTTTTGTTTCAGGCCAAACTGCACCCAGAAAGAAGGGCTGATACCCTCACTTCAGAAGAGATAAACCGCTTGGCCGCTGCCATTAGGAGTGTACTAGAAACCGCCGTAAGCGCAGAGGCCATTTACCGCGACTTCCCCGTACATTACCTTATCCACGCGCGTGAATGGGATGAACGTCCTTCGGGCGGAGCCCAAGATGCGCATTTGCACTGCCCGCATTGCCAGACCAAGATTGAGAAGGAGTATGTGGGCGGCCGGGCTACCTACTTCTGCCCGAGGTGCCAGCAACTGTAG
- a CDS encoding YfiT family bacillithiol transferase, whose amino-acid sequence METTTLSLEQLRFPVGRFEYPSVYQTALTQKSIDVIADLPAQLRAAVEGLTDEQLDTPYRPGGWTIRQVVHHLPDSHMNSYTRFRLALTEERPVIKPYDENGWAQLPDAQTAPIQSSLQLLDALHQRWVLLLRSMTFPQWHRTFVHPEGGEMFLFQTVGMYDWHSRHHLAHITTLKTRMGW is encoded by the coding sequence ATGGAAACAACTACCCTTTCTCTTGAACAACTCCGTTTCCCTGTCGGTCGGTTTGAATACCCGTCTGTGTACCAGACTGCGCTCACCCAGAAATCCATTGACGTCATCGCTGACCTGCCGGCCCAGCTGCGCGCCGCTGTAGAAGGCCTCACAGATGAACAGTTAGATACGCCCTACCGCCCAGGCGGCTGGACAATCAGACAAGTGGTGCACCACCTGCCAGACAGCCACATGAACAGCTACACGCGTTTCAGGCTGGCTTTAACCGAGGAGCGCCCCGTCATAAAACCTTATGATGAAAACGGCTGGGCCCAACTGCCAGACGCGCAGACCGCACCCATCCAAAGCTCCCTGCAGTTGCTAGATGCCCTGCACCAGCGGTGGGTGTTGCTGTTGCGCTCCATGACCTTCCCGCAGTGGCACCGCACGTTTGTGCACCCAGAAGGCGGCGAGATGTTTCTGTTCCAGACGGTGGGCATGTACGATTGGCATAGCCGGCACCATTTGGCGCACATCACTACCTTGAAAACCAGAATGGGCTGGTAA
- a CDS encoding gliding motility-associated C-terminal domain-containing protein has protein sequence MQLFSLLSIFNLFWQTLAWAPSPSPTTPPVPFAVQPDAPNTDNRSLEFVENKGQWPKQVQFSAEVPGGRLFLQNTGFVYTLYDAKTLGHGHADKAKKTTKKAPEPLSDEEEQVKGHSYTVTFEGAKTGPQVNGQDPTPGTRNYFTGNDPSRWGKAAQGFRKVDYQNLYQGIDLALYEKGGKLKYDFYLAAGASANKIKMKYSGASQVKLQDGNLVISTTVGDVTEQKPVAYQLVNGQRQDVPCAFVLKENTVSFQFPEGYNQKLPLVIDPVVIFSSFTGSTADNWGFTATYDSQGHMYSGGIAFKTGYPVSPGAFQVNYADSVDIAIIKYNTEVSGPAARLYATYLGGRKADVPHSMVVNANDELLILSSVGSNDFPTSASAFDRSFNGGPRIKPLGSGANPNYQLGSDIAITTLSSNGSTLVASTFLGGTENDGLLNPFGPNGNELVQNYGDQHRGDIITDAEGNVYIASSTFSSDFPARNGFRNQYFGGTNDAVICKLSPNLSQLLWANFYGGEGTDAAYSIQLDKNKNVYVAGGTTSTTLPGTATGLHPTNSGSVDGFVVKIANAGDKILAGTFIGTSSYDQSYFLQLDFEENVYLFGQTAGNYPVTANVYTVPNGKQFIHKLNNNLNTTLLSTVFGTGGALIDISPTAFLVDECERIFICGWGGVTNAGYGNGRTFGLPTTPDAIQPTTDGSDFYLMQLSPNAKDLVYATFYGGIFANEHVDGGTSRFDNRGIVYQAVCGGCGGYSDFPVPPGAHTYSALNKSSNCNNASFKFDFQTSANAGADRQVCSADAPVLLQGLPAGGFWTGPGVSLVAGQYYFTPNINLTGDNILTYTTTIAGTNLCVKTNTMVMKVAASVPHTLDIPSSMCLNGETITLQGSPAGGTFTVDGAVRSTFSPLTAGVGYHIITYTSTGANGFCGTVTRTIQVLPAPIIQLGKDPVICPGSVTPIQLTATPAGGNWTGKYVTPAGVFTPPPAFTGSTQVTYTIQGGCVAAATQKISVSPVPVIQADLANDCQNDPAISGYAPFNAVFANTTTGATTYLWEFGDGGTSTDKLPTHTYLQPGTYTVKLTVFYGNGCQEQRELGKIIVVNGMMPNIFTPNADGVNDTFVQRFSCLPTSLNVYNRWGKQVYENKDYQQNWTGDNLSEGTYFYLLKDTAGNTAKGWVEIVR, from the coding sequence ATGCAACTGTTCTCCCTCCTATCCATTTTCAATTTATTCTGGCAGACGCTTGCTTGGGCACCTTCTCCTTCGCCTACCACGCCTCCGGTTCCCTTTGCCGTTCAACCCGACGCACCCAACACAGACAACCGTTCTCTGGAGTTTGTGGAAAACAAAGGCCAATGGCCCAAGCAGGTACAGTTTTCAGCGGAAGTACCGGGCGGCCGACTCTTTTTACAGAACACCGGCTTTGTGTACACGCTCTATGACGCCAAAACCCTAGGCCACGGCCATGCCGACAAGGCAAAAAAGACCACTAAAAAAGCACCTGAACCTCTTTCTGACGAGGAGGAACAAGTAAAAGGCCATTCGTACACGGTCACGTTTGAAGGCGCCAAAACAGGACCACAGGTTAATGGCCAAGACCCTACGCCCGGCACCCGAAACTACTTTACAGGCAATGACCCTTCTAGATGGGGAAAAGCGGCCCAGGGATTCAGGAAGGTAGACTACCAGAACCTATACCAAGGCATTGACCTGGCCTTGTATGAAAAAGGCGGAAAGCTTAAATATGACTTCTATCTGGCGGCGGGTGCCTCGGCTAATAAGATAAAGATGAAATATAGCGGCGCTTCGCAGGTCAAACTCCAGGACGGCAATTTGGTGATCTCTACCACCGTAGGAGATGTAACCGAGCAGAAACCTGTAGCTTATCAACTAGTCAATGGCCAGCGCCAAGACGTACCCTGTGCGTTTGTGTTAAAGGAGAACACGGTTTCCTTCCAGTTCCCGGAGGGTTATAACCAGAAGCTCCCCTTGGTGATTGACCCGGTGGTGATTTTCTCCTCCTTTACTGGCTCTACCGCCGACAACTGGGGATTTACCGCCACCTATGACAGCCAGGGCCACATGTACTCTGGGGGCATTGCGTTCAAGACAGGCTATCCGGTGTCGCCGGGGGCGTTTCAGGTGAACTATGCAGACAGCGTAGACATTGCCATCATCAAATACAACACAGAAGTCTCAGGCCCAGCCGCTAGGTTGTACGCTACGTATTTGGGTGGCCGCAAAGCCGATGTGCCTCACAGCATGGTAGTCAACGCCAACGATGAGCTCTTGATTCTTTCTAGTGTGGGCTCCAATGATTTTCCTACGTCTGCCAGCGCCTTTGACCGGAGCTTTAACGGTGGCCCCCGTATTAAACCCTTGGGCAGCGGCGCCAACCCCAACTACCAGCTAGGCTCAGACATTGCCATCACCACGTTAAGCTCCAACGGCAGCACCTTGGTGGCCTCCACGTTTTTGGGCGGCACAGAAAATGACGGTTTGCTGAATCCCTTCGGGCCCAATGGCAATGAGTTGGTGCAAAACTACGGAGACCAGCACCGCGGCGACATCATCACAGACGCAGAAGGCAACGTGTACATCGCATCCAGCACCTTCTCCAGCGATTTCCCGGCCAGGAACGGCTTCCGGAACCAGTACTTTGGCGGCACCAATGACGCGGTCATCTGCAAGCTTTCGCCCAACTTAAGCCAACTGCTCTGGGCCAATTTTTATGGAGGCGAGGGTACAGACGCGGCTTATTCCATCCAGTTAGACAAGAATAAAAACGTGTACGTGGCAGGCGGCACCACCAGCACTACCTTACCCGGCACGGCCACTGGCTTGCATCCCACCAATAGCGGCTCAGTAGACGGCTTTGTGGTGAAGATTGCCAATGCAGGAGACAAGATTCTGGCGGGCACTTTTATAGGCACGTCTTCTTATGACCAAAGCTATTTTTTACAGCTAGACTTTGAAGAGAACGTGTATCTGTTTGGGCAGACGGCTGGCAATTACCCTGTCACGGCCAATGTCTACACCGTACCCAACGGCAAGCAGTTCATTCACAAGCTCAACAACAACCTTAACACCACGTTGCTCTCCACAGTTTTTGGGACCGGCGGCGCTTTGATAGACATTTCACCCACTGCGTTTTTAGTGGACGAGTGCGAACGCATTTTTATCTGCGGTTGGGGCGGCGTGACCAATGCGGGCTATGGTAATGGTAGAACGTTTGGTTTACCCACCACGCCAGATGCCATTCAACCTACCACAGACGGCAGTGACTTTTACCTGATGCAATTGTCGCCTAACGCCAAAGATTTGGTCTACGCCACGTTTTACGGAGGCATATTTGCCAATGAACACGTTGACGGCGGCACCAGCCGCTTTGACAACCGCGGCATTGTCTACCAAGCGGTCTGCGGTGGTTGCGGCGGCTACAGTGATTTCCCGGTACCGCCGGGCGCGCACACGTACAGCGCCTTGAACAAAAGCTCCAACTGCAACAACGCCTCCTTTAAGTTTGACTTCCAGACTTCGGCTAACGCCGGGGCAGACCGGCAGGTGTGCTCTGCAGATGCGCCCGTGTTGTTGCAGGGACTTCCGGCAGGTGGTTTCTGGACTGGGCCGGGCGTCTCATTGGTGGCAGGGCAATATTACTTTACGCCCAACATCAACCTCACCGGAGACAACATCCTCACGTACACCACCACCATTGCGGGGACTAACCTCTGCGTGAAGACCAACACCATGGTCATGAAAGTAGCAGCCTCTGTGCCTCACACCTTGGATATACCCTCCAGTATGTGCTTGAACGGGGAAACCATCACCTTGCAAGGGAGCCCGGCGGGCGGCACGTTTACTGTAGACGGCGCCGTAAGGTCTACCTTCTCTCCCTTGACGGCGGGCGTGGGGTACCATATCATCACGTACACCAGCACTGGCGCCAATGGCTTTTGCGGCACCGTGACCAGGACTATACAAGTACTGCCAGCGCCCATAATACAACTCGGCAAAGACCCTGTCATCTGTCCGGGCAGCGTGACGCCCATTCAGTTAACGGCTACGCCTGCCGGCGGAAACTGGACCGGCAAATACGTTACGCCCGCAGGTGTGTTCACGCCGCCTCCCGCCTTTACCGGCTCCACGCAGGTGACGTATACCATCCAGGGAGGCTGCGTAGCCGCTGCTACGCAGAAAATTTCCGTTTCGCCGGTGCCTGTTATCCAAGCCGATTTGGCCAATGACTGCCAGAATGATCCAGCCATCTCGGGGTATGCGCCTTTCAATGCGGTCTTTGCCAATACCACCACCGGCGCCACTACTTACCTCTGGGAATTTGGGGACGGCGGCACGTCTACTGACAAGCTTCCTACCCACACCTACCTGCAGCCCGGCACCTATACCGTCAAGCTCACGGTATTCTATGGCAATGGCTGCCAGGAACAGCGCGAATTGGGCAAAATCATAGTGGTCAATGGCATGATGCCTAACATTTTTACGCCCAACGCAGACGGCGTGAATGACACGTTTGTGCAGCGGTTTAGCTGCCTGCCCACGTCTTTGAACGTGTACAACCGCTGGGGCAAACAAGTCTATGAAAACAAAGACTATCAGCAGAACTGGACCGGTGACAACCTTTCTGAGGGCACGTATTTTTACCTTCTCAAAGACACCGCCGGCAACACCGCCAAAGGCTGGGTGGAGATTGTGAGATAG
- a CDS encoding heme-binding domain-containing protein — protein MKTKTKILWAIVGLLVLIQFIRIDKTNPPADPAQDFITLKNPPQEVAHILKASCYDCHSNHTTYPWYTNVAPVSWWVKRHINEGRDELNFSEWGNYTAKRAAHKLDESYELVAEGEMPLSSYTLIHANARLSEPQKQQLLAWLKTQGAKAQ, from the coding sequence ATGAAAACGAAAACCAAGATTCTCTGGGCTATTGTAGGGCTGCTGGTCCTTATCCAATTCATCAGGATAGATAAAACCAACCCGCCCGCAGACCCGGCCCAGGATTTTATCACGCTCAAAAACCCACCGCAAGAAGTAGCCCATATACTCAAAGCTTCTTGCTATGATTGCCATTCCAACCATACCACTTACCCTTGGTACACCAACGTAGCTCCGGTCTCTTGGTGGGTGAAGCGGCATATAAATGAAGGACGTGACGAGCTCAACTTTTCTGAATGGGGAAACTATACCGCCAAAAGAGCCGCGCACAAATTAGATGAAAGCTATGAGTTAGTGGCAGAAGGGGAAATGCCTTTGTCCTCTTATACGCTTATCCACGCCAACGCCCGCCTCTCAGAGCCGCAGAAACAGCAGTTGTTGGCTTGGCTCAAGACCCAGGGCGCAAAGGCCCAATAG
- the msrA gene encoding peptide-methionine (S)-S-oxide reductase MsrA, whose product MRHLFFSLILLLGFTSCAQSQNKKQTSTKKTTASAPINKEGLAVATFAGGCFWCTEESAEKLKGVHEVVSGYTGGTVKNPTYEQVTTGMTGHAEAVQIHYDPKVISYQTLLEAFFAAHDPTTLNRQGPDVGTQYRSAIFYKTPEEKAQIDAYIAKLNSARAFQAPIVTQVEPLKEFYVAEDYHQDFYKTNPDNPYMRAVSKPKLEKFKQKMEGKLKDQE is encoded by the coding sequence ATGAGACATTTATTCTTCTCTCTTATACTATTGCTGGGCTTCACGTCCTGTGCCCAGAGCCAAAACAAGAAGCAGACTTCCACCAAAAAAACCACCGCCTCTGCTCCTATTAACAAAGAAGGCTTGGCCGTGGCCACGTTTGCGGGTGGCTGTTTTTGGTGCACCGAGGAATCCGCTGAAAAACTCAAAGGCGTGCACGAGGTAGTTTCTGGCTACACCGGCGGCACCGTCAAGAATCCCACCTATGAGCAAGTGACTACGGGCATGACCGGCCACGCCGAAGCCGTCCAGATTCACTATGATCCCAAGGTGATTAGCTACCAGACGTTGCTGGAAGCCTTCTTCGCGGCGCACGACCCTACCACCCTCAACCGCCAGGGCCCCGATGTAGGAACCCAGTACCGCTCCGCCATCTTCTATAAAACACCCGAGGAGAAAGCCCAGATTGACGCCTACATTGCCAAACTCAACAGCGCCCGTGCCTTCCAGGCTCCTATTGTCACGCAGGTAGAGCCGCTAAAAGAATTCTACGTAGCCGAAGACTACCACCAGGATTTCTACAAAACCAACCCAGACAACCCTTACATGCGCGCCGTCTCCAAGCCTAAACTGGAGAAGTTCAAGCAGAAAATGGAGGGCAAGCTGAAGGATCAGGAATAG